The genomic interval TGCGAGGCCCTCAACCGTTTCCTGAATTTCTTTGGGCCGTGGGACGAGTGGCTGGCGCTCAGCCTGCAAGCCGAGCAACGCGCCGCCAGCGCCGGAGACAGCGACAGCGCCGGGCGGCGGGCTTACAACGCCGGCTGGGTGTATCGCCTGCGAGGACAGGCAAGTGAAGTGCTGGATTGCGCTCACCGGGCGGAGATGCACTGGGCCAGAAGCAATTCGCTGGAGAAAGTGTTGGCAATTCGTCTGCGAGGCAAGGGGCATCAGTTGGCAGAAAATTACCCGGTTGCCATTGCCACATTCCAGGAGATGATCGCTTTTGCCAGCCGTCAAACGCCGGAGAATGAATACGTGGCTGTCGGCTTGAACGACCTGGGTTGGGTTGAGGAGGAGGCTGGAAACCTGAAGGCCGCCGAGGGCCATTACCGCGAAGCGTTGCGTATTGCCGAAGCCATTGGCTATAAAGAAAGTATTGCCACCAACAAAGGGACGCTGGCCGGACTCTTGTTGAAGCGGGAAGACTGGGCCGCCGCCGAAACGCTCGCCCGCGAGGCCTTGCAGTTGACGGAGATGATGGGCCATCAACTCTTCATCGCCTATAACTGTTGGCGGCTGGCCAAGGCGCTCGCCCGGCAGGGCCGACCCGGCGAAGGCCTGCCCTACGCCCGCCGCGCCGTGGAAATCTTCGACAAACTGCCGTCGTCTGAAATGACTACGGCGCAGGAAGTGCTGAAAGAGTGCGGCGGGTAGAGCGTTCGGTTCAAAACAAAAAGCAGGGCCGCGACACAAGTTCGCGGCCCTGCTTTTCTTATTCAGTTGTAAAGTCGCTCAGTCGCCAACAGGTGTTGGAACTGCCTCGACGGGTTTCAGGCCGCGCCACGGAGTGCCGACCCAGCGGAGCAGGAAGAAATCTGCGCCGACGAAGCCCGACACCTTCCAGGCCAGGATGAGGCCGACGGCGATGACGAACAGCATGGGGTTGCTGCTGGCCGAGCCGGCCATCATGAAATTCCAATTCATGAAACCGCCGAAGAAGGCGGCGATGCCGGTGAACGCGCCGATGATCAAGGCGATGCCGATCAGGAGTTCGCCGTAAGACACCAGCTTGGCGAACCAGGTGTAGGCCTCGGCGTCCAGCAACATTTGAAGGAAAGCGCGATACCACTCGAAAGTGATCGGCGGGCGGCCCGTTTCAGGGATCTTCACCGCGTTCATCCAAAAGCCCTTGAGGGCCTCACCGGTCTGCACCCACTTGGGTTCGCTGATTTTGTGCGAGGCCGCGTCAATCCACTGCCAGCCCAGCCACAGCCGGGGCAGGAGCCACAGCCAGCCGGCGCGCGAGTCGGTGAACAACTTCTGCACCAGCGGCGGGTCTTGAATAACTTCACCTTTACGATTGAGCATTGTAGCCATTGTATCCTCCATGAAATTGATTTTGATAGCCATTCGGCTATTTAGATTTGATTGACCTTTATGACCCTTATTATGGGAGAACCAGCCCTCGCTTGTAGTATCAAAGCACATTGATTCCGGGTGACTTTCTTTTTAGCGATACATGACAGACTATGACATCTGTCCATGATCGGGTGACGTGGCGGCAAGCCGGGCGGTGACGATAATCTTGCGCGGCAGTGACACTGCACACTATCTGGCGCAAAACAGGCGAACTAAGATGGTCATAGGAGGCATCACTATGAAAAACATTTTTGTTCGAGACTGGATGACGGCCAACCCCGTCACAGCCAATGTTCACACCACCCTGCCCGAAGCGCACAAGCTAATGACCGGGAAAAAGATTCGCCGCCTGCTGGTGTTGGACGGCGACAAACTGGTTGGCATTGTCACGCGCGGCGACATTCGCGGGGCCGAACCTTCGGAGGCCACCTCGCTGAGCATTTATGAATTGAACTACCTGCTAGCCAAACTGACGTTGGACAAGATCATGCATCGGGATCCGCTGACGGTTTCCCCGGAGACCACCATTCGCGAAGCGGCCCGGCTCATGCTCCAAAATAAAATCGCCGGTCTGCCCGTCGT from Chloroflexota bacterium carries:
- a CDS encoding DoxX family membrane protein; the encoded protein is MATMLNRKGEVIQDPPLVQKLFTDSRAGWLWLLPRLWLGWQWIDAASHKISEPKWVQTGEALKGFWMNAVKIPETGRPPITFEWYRAFLQMLLDAEAYTWFAKLVSYGELLIGIALIIGAFTGIAAFFGGFMNWNFMMAGSASSNPMLFVIAVGLILAWKVSGFVGADFFLLRWVGTPWRGLKPVEAVPTPVGD
- a CDS encoding CBS domain-containing protein yields the protein MTANPVTANVHTTLPEAHKLMTGKKIRRLLVLDGDKLVGIVTRGDIRGAEPSEATSLSIYELNYLLAKLTLDKIMHRDPLTVSPETTIREAARLMLQNKIAGLPVVDGGKLVGIITESDIFRLVVKTWDNEDKKG